In Nonomuraea sp. NBC_00507, the following are encoded in one genomic region:
- a CDS encoding acyl-CoA carboxylase subunit beta, translating to MRKEARGDDLHRATQQQRARGKLTVEERLDLLFDHGSFTEIEPLRRHRASGFGMEDRRPHTDGVITGWGTVHGRTVFVYAHDFRIFGGSLGEAHAEKIHKLMDLAASTGAPLVSLSDGAGARIQEGVTALAGYGGIFQRNVQASGVIPQISVVLGPCAGGATYSPALTDFTFMVNGISQMYITGPSVVEAVTGEKISHDGLGGAEVHGTISGAASFVYDSEQDCLEEVRFLLSLLPSNNREHPPDLPSADPADRRCEALLDVVPADLSRSYDMRKVIREIVDVGDFFEVHTSWAVNVICALARINGQVVGIVANQPAAMAGALDIHASEKAARFVQFCDAFSIPLVTLVDVPGFLPGKEQEHNGIIRHGAKLLYAYCNATVPRIQVILRKAYGGAYIVMDSRSIGADLSFAWPTNEIAVMGAEGAANVVFRKEIAAAGDPEAARAQRIKEYQQELMHPYYAAERGLVDDVIDPAETRAILARSLSMLRSKSAETPYRKHGNLPM from the coding sequence ATGCGTAAGGAAGCCCGCGGCGACGATCTCCACCGGGCCACGCAACAACAGCGAGCCAGAGGCAAGCTCACCGTCGAAGAGCGGCTCGACCTGCTCTTCGACCACGGCAGTTTCACCGAGATCGAGCCCCTGCGCAGGCACCGCGCCAGCGGCTTCGGCATGGAGGACCGGCGCCCGCACACCGACGGTGTGATCACCGGCTGGGGCACCGTGCACGGCCGTACCGTCTTCGTCTACGCCCACGACTTCCGCATCTTCGGCGGCTCCCTCGGCGAGGCGCACGCGGAGAAGATCCACAAACTCATGGACCTGGCCGCCTCGACCGGTGCGCCGCTGGTCAGCCTCAGCGATGGAGCCGGCGCCCGCATCCAGGAGGGCGTCACGGCACTGGCCGGCTATGGCGGCATCTTCCAGCGCAACGTGCAGGCCTCAGGGGTCATCCCGCAGATCAGCGTGGTGCTCGGCCCCTGCGCCGGCGGCGCCACCTACTCGCCGGCGCTGACCGACTTCACGTTCATGGTGAACGGCATCTCCCAGATGTACATCACTGGCCCGAGCGTGGTCGAAGCCGTCACCGGCGAGAAGATCAGCCACGACGGGCTCGGCGGCGCCGAGGTGCACGGCACGATCTCGGGCGCGGCCAGCTTCGTCTACGACAGCGAGCAGGACTGCCTGGAGGAGGTCCGCTTCCTGCTGTCGCTCCTGCCGTCCAACAACCGCGAGCACCCGCCCGACCTGCCGAGCGCCGACCCGGCGGACCGGCGCTGCGAGGCGCTGCTCGACGTGGTGCCGGCCGATCTCAGCCGCTCGTACGACATGCGGAAGGTCATCAGGGAGATCGTCGACGTCGGGGACTTCTTCGAGGTGCACACCTCCTGGGCGGTCAACGTCATCTGCGCCCTCGCCCGGATCAATGGCCAGGTGGTCGGCATCGTCGCCAACCAGCCGGCCGCGATGGCGGGCGCACTCGACATCCACGCCTCGGAGAAGGCGGCGCGGTTCGTGCAGTTCTGCGACGCGTTCAGCATCCCGCTGGTCACCCTGGTCGACGTGCCCGGCTTCCTGCCGGGCAAGGAGCAGGAGCACAACGGCATCATCAGGCACGGGGCGAAGTTGCTGTACGCCTACTGCAACGCGACCGTCCCCCGGATCCAGGTCATCCTGCGCAAGGCCTACGGCGGCGCGTACATAGTGATGGACTCCCGCTCCATCGGCGCGGACCTGTCCTTCGCCTGGCCGACGAATGAGATCGCCGTCATGGGCGCCGAAGGCGCGGCGAACGTCGTGTTCCGCAAGGAGATCGCCGCCGCCGGCGACCCGGAGGCGGCGCGCGCCCAGCGGATCAAGGAATACCAGCAGGAGCTCATGCACCCCTACTACGCCGCCGAGCGCGGCCTGGTGGACGACGTGATCGACCCGGCGGAGACCCGGGCGATCCTCGCGCGGTCGTTGTCCATGCTCCGTTCCAAGAGCGCGGAGACGCCTTACCGCAAGCACGGAAACCTGCCGATGTGA
- a CDS encoding ankyrin repeat domain-containing protein — protein sequence MANRLPENPSFEHLKNEAKQLLRGVRAGETRALATAEALHPGSLSELRLAGAQLVVARKYGFTSWARLRAHMAMVGEFARRPDEVGPSADLAAEFLRLACLTYNGPARYEAAVRLLAANPQIAVASVWTLAATGDAAGVERAVAAQPTLARAQGGPFGWEPLLYLTYSRVPQADAAGTARVLLQAGADPNAGYLLEGLAPPFTALTGALGGGELGQPAHPQDLQVARVLLEAGADANDGQALYNRGLLGDDTGYLELLLEFGLGHGGGGPWRARLGQVLDAPARMLESAVVMAALHGQTRRVRCLLAHGAPVNAKGHPAFGSHTALEAAQLGGHTETAQILAAAGASGALRGLDSAEAAIMRGDREQLERLVSGDRRLVQRLLTQRRDLLIKAATYGRTPAVRLACRLGFDVNAALPWTALHKAALAGDLAMAEALVELGADRSKRDSDYHATPLQWAQYAGHAEVAEFLNQ from the coding sequence GTGGCGAACCGTCTGCCCGAAAACCCCAGCTTCGAGCACCTGAAGAACGAGGCCAAGCAGCTACTGCGTGGCGTACGTGCGGGCGAGACTCGCGCGCTCGCGACTGCGGAGGCGTTGCACCCGGGGTCATTGTCAGAGCTGCGTTTGGCCGGCGCACAGCTGGTCGTGGCCCGCAAGTACGGCTTCACGAGCTGGGCGCGGCTGCGCGCCCACATGGCGATGGTGGGGGAGTTCGCGCGCCGACCTGATGAGGTAGGGCCGTCGGCCGACCTGGCGGCCGAATTCCTGCGACTGGCCTGCTTGACCTACAACGGTCCCGCCCGGTACGAGGCGGCGGTCCGATTGCTGGCCGCGAATCCGCAGATAGCCGTTGCGTCGGTATGGACGCTGGCGGCGACCGGCGATGCGGCGGGAGTCGAACGTGCGGTGGCGGCTCAGCCCACGCTGGCGCGGGCACAGGGCGGCCCGTTCGGCTGGGAGCCCCTTCTGTACCTGACCTATTCGCGAGTGCCTCAGGCTGACGCCGCCGGGACCGCGCGGGTCTTGCTTCAGGCGGGGGCCGATCCGAACGCCGGCTACCTTCTCGAGGGGCTGGCGCCGCCGTTCACCGCGTTGACCGGGGCACTGGGCGGCGGGGAACTCGGACAGCCGGCGCACCCGCAGGACCTGCAGGTGGCCCGAGTACTGCTGGAGGCCGGTGCCGACGCCAACGACGGCCAAGCACTGTACAACCGCGGACTTCTGGGCGACGACACCGGCTACCTGGAGCTACTGCTGGAGTTCGGGCTCGGCCACGGAGGCGGCGGGCCGTGGCGGGCCAGGCTGGGGCAGGTGCTGGACGCACCGGCCCGCATGCTGGAGAGCGCGGTCGTGATGGCCGCGCTGCATGGTCAGACACGCCGGGTGCGGTGCCTGCTCGCGCACGGCGCGCCGGTGAACGCCAAGGGCCACCCCGCCTTCGGCAGCCACACGGCGCTGGAGGCGGCGCAGTTGGGCGGGCATACGGAGACGGCACAGATCCTGGCCGCCGCAGGGGCCTCCGGCGCGCTGCGCGGTCTGGACTCGGCCGAGGCGGCGATCATGCGAGGGGATCGCGAGCAGCTCGAACGCCTGGTGAGCGGCGATCGCAGACTGGTCCAGCGCCTGCTGACGCAACGGCGGGATCTGCTCATCAAGGCCGCGACATATGGGCGAACGCCGGCCGTGCGGCTGGCCTGCCGGCTGGGCTTCGACGTCAACGCGGCCCTGCCGTGGACGGCACTGCACAAGGCGGCCCTGGCCGGCGACCTGGCCATGGCCGAAGCACTAGTGGAACTCGGCGCTGACCGGTCGAAACGGGACTCTGATTACCATGCCACGCCACTGCAATGGGCGCAGTATGCCGGCCACGCGGAGGTTGCGGAGTTTTTGAACCAGTAA
- a CDS encoding MupA/Atu3671 family FMN-dependent luciferase-like monooxygenase — translation MDFGLFYFADDVRTGTDQYRLLLEGAKFADTHGFSAVWTPERHFHQFGGRYPNPAVTAAAIAAVTERVAIRAGSVVAPLHHPARIAEEWAVVDNLSGGRVGISFAPGWHLVDFALRPENYAGRRQVMMETIDTVRRLWRQETVELVDGAGEPVKIQTYPAPVQPDLPTWITSSGNPETFRQAGELGFGVLTHLLGQSLDDLVRKVADYREHFARTHGGTGHVVLMLHTFLGEDRAQVREVIHEPFSDYLRSSIGLIMQAAEELMPGIDPDSMDPEDLEFLVEMSFDRYFDTGGLFGTVGDGLALLGSLQEIGVDEIACLVDFIPDTDAVLDSLRHLDRLKRAWEAR, via the coding sequence TTGGACTTTGGCCTGTTCTATTTCGCCGACGACGTCAGGACGGGAACCGACCAGTACCGGCTGCTGCTGGAGGGCGCCAAGTTCGCCGACACCCACGGGTTCTCCGCGGTGTGGACGCCCGAGCGGCACTTCCACCAGTTCGGCGGCCGTTACCCCAACCCCGCGGTGACCGCGGCGGCCATCGCCGCTGTCACCGAGCGCGTCGCGATCCGCGCGGGAAGCGTCGTGGCCCCGCTGCACCACCCGGCCCGCATCGCCGAGGAATGGGCAGTGGTGGACAACCTGTCCGGCGGCCGGGTCGGCATCTCCTTCGCCCCTGGCTGGCACCTGGTCGACTTCGCGCTGCGGCCCGAGAACTACGCCGGCCGCAGGCAGGTGATGATGGAGACGATCGACACCGTACGGCGCCTGTGGCGGCAGGAGACGGTGGAGCTGGTCGACGGGGCGGGAGAGCCGGTCAAGATTCAGACCTATCCGGCCCCGGTCCAGCCGGACCTGCCGACGTGGATCACCAGCTCGGGCAACCCTGAGACGTTCCGCCAGGCAGGCGAGCTCGGCTTCGGCGTCCTCACGCACCTGCTCGGCCAGAGTCTGGACGATCTCGTACGCAAGGTCGCTGACTACCGCGAGCACTTCGCCAGGACGCATGGCGGCACGGGTCACGTCGTCCTGATGCTGCACACCTTCCTCGGCGAGGACCGGGCACAGGTACGAGAGGTCATCCACGAGCCCTTCAGCGACTACCTGCGCAGCTCGATCGGGCTGATCATGCAGGCGGCCGAGGAGCTGATGCCCGGCATCGACCCGGACTCGATGGATCCCGAGGACCTCGAGTTCCTCGTGGAGATGTCGTTCGACCGGTATTTCGACACCGGCGGCCTCTTCGGCACGGTCGGCGACGGCCTGGCCCTGCTGGGCTCCCTCCAGGAGATCGGCGTCGACGAGATCGCCTGCCTCGTCGACTTCATCCCGGACACGGACGCCGTGCTCGACAGTCTGCGCCATCTCGACCGGCTCAAGCGGGCCTGGGAAGCGCGCTGA
- a CDS encoding alpha/beta fold hydrolase: MTQSSAVRATSHIIEIPGGRLYYEVRGQGPLVALVGAPMDATSFAPLADLLASDHTVLTTDPRGINRSPLDDPGQDSTPPLRAVDLSRLLTHLDAGPATILGSSGGAVTALALAQIHPKQVRTVIAHEPPLIELLADRERLHATTEDIIATHLAGDVVGAWAKFMAQANIIMPEGALETMFGGDRNQQQVADERRWFAHELRDTTRWQPDLDVLRATPIDIVVGIGEDSTGQLCDRTSRALATALGLEPTPFPGDHTGFAEDPDRFATRLREVLRER, encoded by the coding sequence ATGACCCAGTCGTCGGCCGTTCGCGCCACCAGCCACATCATCGAGATCCCGGGCGGACGCCTGTATTACGAGGTACGCGGTCAGGGTCCGCTCGTGGCGCTCGTCGGCGCCCCGATGGACGCCACCTCCTTCGCGCCGCTGGCCGACCTGCTGGCCTCCGACCACACCGTGCTCACCACCGATCCGCGCGGCATCAACCGCAGCCCGCTCGATGACCCCGGCCAGGATTCCACCCCGCCGCTGCGCGCCGTCGACCTGTCCCGGCTGCTGACACATCTGGACGCCGGACCGGCCACGATCCTGGGCTCCAGCGGCGGCGCGGTCACCGCCCTGGCACTGGCGCAGATCCATCCCAAGCAGGTCCGCACCGTCATCGCCCACGAACCCCCGCTGATCGAGCTGCTGGCAGATCGTGAGCGGCTCCACGCCACAACCGAGGACATCATCGCCACACACCTCGCCGGCGACGTCGTCGGGGCCTGGGCAAAGTTCATGGCCCAGGCCAACATCATCATGCCCGAGGGCGCGTTGGAGACGATGTTCGGCGGGGATCGCAATCAGCAGCAAGTCGCCGACGAACGCCGCTGGTTCGCCCACGAGCTGCGGGACACCACCCGATGGCAGCCTGACCTGGACGTCCTGCGCGCGACCCCGATCGACATCGTGGTCGGCATCGGCGAGGACTCGACCGGGCAGCTGTGCGACCGCACCTCTCGGGCGCTGGCCACGGCACTGGGCCTAGAGCCCACGCCCTTCCCCGGCGACCACACCGGCTTCGCAGAGGACCCCGATCGCTTCGCCACCCGGCTGCGGGAAGTCTTGCGCGAGCGCTGA
- a CDS encoding MFS transporter, with amino-acid sequence MAARGTITVHYGLTGVLNALWGATLPATDARLDLGAGLLGGLLMALAAGALAAMPVAGWLADRWGGRRVLKAAAPAASFALTGPALAASVDSLMIAAAVLGMSMGVLNVALSVQAVAVERALARPIMATMHGTWTLGAVAGGAVVTTALRVGTDARLLMAAGALTLALAMLAAGGKLDEPTPPNPDVRAESCTVQRSAPLRPGLVIALGVVGAAAFITEGAATDWAGVHATRTLGGDPATGSLVYTVFFAAMTLVRFVADAVRARLGAVRTIRLAGGAATAGYGLVLLAGALPAAASTRVACAIAGWALAGAGMAVVWPIVTSLLGAADGSAQRLSMVTTISYGGGLIGPALIGYVATAVTLPLALMIPAVLALVVAAAAPLLFAAVIRTHTTTSHARRGADAPVPRHD; translated from the coding sequence ATGGCCGCACGAGGCACGATCACGGTCCACTACGGATTGACCGGTGTGCTGAATGCGTTGTGGGGCGCCACACTCCCCGCCACGGACGCACGGCTGGACCTCGGTGCAGGGCTGCTGGGCGGCCTCCTGATGGCCCTGGCCGCCGGGGCGCTCGCGGCGATGCCGGTTGCCGGATGGCTGGCTGATCGGTGGGGCGGGCGGCGCGTGCTGAAGGCAGCCGCTCCGGCTGCATCGTTCGCACTGACCGGCCCCGCCCTCGCGGCCTCCGTCGACTCGCTGATGATCGCCGCCGCCGTCCTCGGAATGTCGATGGGGGTGCTCAACGTGGCATTGAGCGTTCAGGCCGTGGCCGTCGAACGTGCGCTGGCGCGGCCCATCATGGCAACGATGCACGGCACCTGGACGCTGGGTGCGGTGGCGGGCGGCGCGGTGGTCACGACCGCTCTTCGTGTCGGTACGGACGCGCGGCTGCTGATGGCCGCCGGTGCCCTCACGCTGGCTCTGGCCATGCTGGCGGCCGGCGGCAAGCTGGACGAGCCGACGCCACCGAACCCGGATGTCCGAGCGGAAAGCTGCACCGTACAGAGGTCTGCGCCGCTCCGCCCAGGGCTGGTGATCGCCCTTGGGGTGGTCGGTGCCGCCGCCTTCATCACGGAAGGCGCCGCCACGGACTGGGCAGGTGTGCACGCCACCCGGACACTCGGTGGCGATCCGGCGACAGGCTCGCTGGTGTACACGGTCTTCTTCGCGGCGATGACGCTGGTGCGTTTCGTCGCGGACGCCGTACGCGCCCGGCTAGGCGCCGTACGCACCATCCGGCTGGCCGGCGGCGCCGCCACCGCCGGATATGGGCTGGTGCTGCTGGCGGGCGCACTACCCGCGGCCGCGTCGACGCGCGTGGCATGCGCCATCGCCGGTTGGGCCCTCGCCGGGGCCGGCATGGCGGTGGTGTGGCCGATCGTGACCAGCCTGCTCGGAGCCGCCGACGGGAGCGCTCAACGGCTCTCCATGGTCACCACCATCAGCTACGGCGGGGGCCTGATCGGACCGGCGCTCATCGGCTACGTCGCCACGGCGGTGACGCTACCGCTGGCCCTGATGATCCCGGCGGTCTTGGCCCTGGTCGTGGCGGCCGCGGCACCGCTCCTGTTCGCCGCGGTCATCCGGACCCATACCACCACTTCTCACGCTCGCCGTGGAGCCGATGCCCCCGTTCCACGACATGACTGA
- a CDS encoding acyl-CoA carboxylase epsilon subunit — protein sequence MAVDDVMLHFVRGEPDQEEVAAVMVALRHKLATRTSRPPAWNAPEAFRAPNSWASREINGRGAG from the coding sequence ATGGCCGTCGACGACGTCATGCTCCATTTCGTACGCGGCGAGCCAGATCAGGAAGAGGTGGCCGCGGTAATGGTGGCACTCAGACACAAATTAGCGACGAGAACGAGCAGGCCGCCCGCCTGGAATGCGCCGGAGGCGTTTCGGGCGCCGAATTCGTGGGCGTCCAGGGAAATCAATGGAAGGGGCGCTGGGTGA
- a CDS encoding thioesterase II family protein, with product MSTETGIWVRRFQPAPAPRTRLICFPHAGGSASYFHPVAKELSPRLDVLAVQYPGRQERRHEPCIEDIGVLADHVAEELLPLADQPMAFFGHSMGAVVAFEAARRLMARDVSPLVLFASGRRAPSCLRTETVHQEGDRALIAEVRRLGGTDSRMLDDPEIVDMILPSLRGDYTAIMTYRCPADVRIDAPIITMVGDSDPHVSMDEAMRWKEHTSGPFELQVFPGGHFYLNSQAAAVMRTITENIFR from the coding sequence GTGAGCACAGAAACCGGAATATGGGTGCGCCGGTTCCAGCCCGCGCCGGCACCGCGTACCCGCCTGATCTGTTTTCCGCACGCGGGCGGCTCCGCGTCCTATTTCCACCCGGTCGCCAAGGAGCTGTCGCCGCGGCTGGATGTGCTGGCGGTGCAGTATCCGGGCCGGCAGGAACGCCGCCACGAACCGTGCATCGAGGACATCGGCGTCCTCGCGGACCACGTGGCGGAGGAGCTCCTCCCGCTGGCGGATCAGCCGATGGCCTTCTTCGGCCACAGCATGGGCGCTGTGGTCGCGTTCGAGGCCGCCAGAAGGCTCATGGCCAGGGACGTCTCACCGCTGGTGCTGTTCGCCTCGGGCCGGCGCGCGCCCTCCTGCCTGCGTACCGAGACCGTGCACCAGGAAGGCGACCGGGCGCTCATCGCCGAGGTGCGCCGGCTCGGCGGAACCGACTCGCGCATGCTCGACGACCCCGAGATCGTGGACATGATCCTGCCCTCGCTGCGCGGCGACTACACGGCGATCATGACCTACCGCTGCCCGGCCGACGTCAGGATCGACGCGCCGATCATCACCATGGTCGGCGACTCCGATCCGCATGTCTCGATGGACGAGGCGATGCGCTGGAAAGAGCACACCAGCGGCCCGTTCGAACTGCAGGTCTTCCCCGGGGGTCACTTCTATCTGAACTCCCAAGCCGCCGCGGTGATGCGGACGATCACCGAGAACATCTTTCGGTAG
- a CDS encoding maleylpyruvate isomerase family mycothiol-dependent enzyme — protein sequence MNEIWAVVHAERAALIRDLETLPTERWATPSLCPGWDVHDVVAHLADDAKTTRLGFLLRLAAARFDFDRYNTAGIARERTDEPQLTLAAFRATSHRTTSAPVPKATRLVEAFVHGEDIRRPLGLNRDYPVAHVATALRYQISTGAALGGGKERAHGLRLMATDASIDAGEGPEVRGTALALLLAVSGRPIGSDELTGPAAPALTRNGGPHHG from the coding sequence GTGAACGAGATTTGGGCCGTGGTCCACGCCGAACGGGCGGCGCTGATCCGGGACCTGGAGACACTCCCCACCGAGCGGTGGGCCACACCGTCACTATGTCCCGGCTGGGACGTTCACGACGTAGTGGCCCATCTCGCAGATGACGCCAAGACCACCCGCCTGGGCTTCCTTCTGCGTCTTGCCGCCGCCCGCTTTGACTTCGACCGCTACAACACCGCGGGAATCGCGCGGGAGCGTACCGATGAACCACAACTCACGCTCGCCGCGTTCCGCGCGACGAGCCACAGGACCACCAGCGCCCCAGTGCCGAAGGCCACCCGGCTCGTCGAAGCGTTCGTACACGGAGAAGACATCCGGCGCCCTCTGGGCCTCAACCGGGACTATCCGGTCGCGCACGTTGCCACCGCGCTTCGTTACCAGATCAGCACCGGCGCGGCGCTCGGCGGAGGCAAAGAACGAGCACATGGACTGCGCTTGATGGCGACCGACGCGAGTATCGATGCCGGCGAAGGACCGGAGGTGCGCGGCACCGCCTTGGCGCTTCTGCTGGCAGTGTCCGGGCGGCCCATTGGCTCAGATGAGCTCACGGGCCCAGCCGCCCCAGCCCTTACCCGAAACGGAGGACCTCACCATGGTTGA
- a CDS encoding flavin reductase family protein codes for MRLRRVFGHYPTGVVVVAALSDGEPYGFTVNSFTSVSLDPPIVGFCAAHTSSTWPRIRDAGAFTISLLSVGQEQVCRSFAAKGSDRFSGVEWSMKEGGHPGIDGALAWIDCVLDDCHLVGDHELILARVVSMTTNDVDDDPLVFHGGRLGRLCAGTLATASGNARACRGSPAS; via the coding sequence TTGAGACTGAGGCGCGTGTTCGGGCACTACCCGACGGGGGTCGTCGTGGTCGCCGCGTTGTCGGACGGCGAACCGTACGGTTTCACGGTCAACTCCTTCACGTCCGTCTCGCTGGATCCCCCGATCGTGGGATTCTGCGCCGCTCACACGTCGAGCACGTGGCCGCGGATCCGGGATGCGGGCGCGTTCACGATCAGCCTGCTGAGCGTCGGGCAGGAGCAGGTGTGCCGGTCGTTCGCGGCCAAGGGCTCCGACCGGTTCTCCGGTGTCGAATGGTCCATGAAGGAGGGCGGCCATCCGGGGATCGACGGCGCGCTCGCCTGGATCGACTGCGTGCTGGACGACTGCCACCTGGTGGGCGACCACGAGCTGATCCTCGCCAGGGTGGTCTCGATGACCACGAACGACGTCGACGACGACCCGCTCGTCTTCCACGGGGGACGCCTGGGCCGGCTCTGCGCCGGGACCTTGGCGACGGCGTCCGGAAACGCGCGGGCCTGCCGGGGGTCGCCGGCCTCGTAG
- a CDS encoding TetR/AcrR family transcriptional regulator, which translates to MSASQPMTLTAYQQAQQVSQDAVRTAILDRAISLLTTHGHAALTVRRIAAEAGCSTKVLYTLFSGKDGLVDALGREGFARLGRALERVPHHRDPLAHLTALTLAYRAHARAEPAYYEIMFAGFAPGPEASWAALGILESACAACVQAGQAIGDPRQIAVQLWTTVHGAVSLELSGFVGREHGDRLLAAPRLEALLNTGR; encoded by the coding sequence ATGAGTGCCTCGCAGCCCATGACGCTCACTGCATACCAGCAGGCCCAGCAGGTCAGCCAGGACGCGGTCAGAACGGCAATTCTCGATCGGGCGATCTCGCTGCTGACCACGCACGGGCATGCCGCGCTGACGGTACGGCGGATCGCGGCGGAGGCGGGTTGCTCGACCAAGGTGCTGTACACCCTGTTCAGCGGCAAGGACGGGCTGGTCGACGCGCTGGGGCGGGAGGGTTTCGCCCGTCTCGGGCGCGCGCTGGAGCGCGTTCCGCACCATCGCGATCCGCTCGCCCATCTGACCGCGCTCACCCTGGCCTACCGCGCGCACGCCCGTGCGGAACCCGCCTACTACGAGATCATGTTCGCGGGCTTCGCGCCGGGTCCCGAGGCCTCATGGGCCGCCCTCGGCATTCTGGAATCGGCGTGCGCCGCGTGCGTCCAGGCCGGCCAGGCCATCGGCGACCCCCGCCAGATCGCCGTCCAGCTGTGGACCACGGTGCACGGCGCGGTGAGCCTGGAGCTGTCCGGCTTCGTCGGCCGCGAGCACGGCGATCGGCTGCTGGCGGCCCCGCGGCTCGAAGCCCTGCTCAACACCGGACGATGA
- a CDS encoding LysR family transcriptional regulator — protein MPDDVEMRLLRNFVAVAEELHFSRAAQRLFLAQQVLSRDIQRLEDRMGVRLLERTTRRVTLTSAGSLLLGRAREILALYDSTVLDLRGQPRSLTVDVVGSGLTPALVLTAARERAPGVEFFARFHTGTEAAVPLVLSERLDVTFGRDPGLLKGVRYRVVRYEPIAVLLPEHHPLARMDVVSLESLRGTGVCIRAGNHATPGWEHAVLQLLAPFGVDPAMAHPHVQGGDELGQHIRDRSAPILTMTTQPAVPGAVLRPLNDPVALFPWTMVWRADLDHPGLRALHEAVDDLTATHDWLSAPDDAWLPEPEASRPTGLR, from the coding sequence GTGCCTGACGACGTGGAGATGCGGCTGCTGCGCAACTTCGTTGCTGTGGCGGAGGAACTGCATTTCAGCCGTGCCGCCCAACGGCTCTTCCTGGCGCAGCAGGTCCTCAGCCGCGACATCCAGCGCCTGGAGGATCGGATGGGCGTCCGGTTGCTGGAGCGCACCACCCGCCGTGTCACGCTCACGTCGGCAGGCAGTCTGCTCCTGGGCCGGGCGCGAGAAATCCTGGCGCTCTACGACTCGACCGTGCTGGACCTGCGCGGCCAGCCACGCTCATTGACCGTCGACGTCGTCGGCTCCGGCCTCACCCCCGCGCTGGTGCTGACGGCGGCGCGTGAGCGGGCTCCAGGCGTGGAGTTCTTCGCCCGCTTCCACACCGGCACCGAGGCGGCTGTGCCGCTGGTGCTGTCCGAACGGCTGGATGTCACGTTCGGCCGCGATCCGGGGCTGCTCAAGGGGGTGCGCTACCGCGTTGTCCGGTACGAGCCCATCGCTGTGCTGTTGCCCGAACACCACCCGCTGGCCCGGATGGACGTCGTGTCACTGGAGTCGCTGCGCGGCACCGGGGTGTGCATCCGCGCCGGCAACCACGCGACACCGGGCTGGGAGCACGCAGTGCTCCAGTTGCTGGCGCCCTTCGGGGTCGATCCGGCCATGGCACACCCACACGTCCAGGGCGGCGATGAGCTCGGCCAGCACATCCGCGACCGCAGCGCCCCCATCCTCACCATGACCACTCAGCCGGCCGTACCCGGCGCTGTCCTGCGTCCGCTCAACGACCCGGTCGCCCTGTTCCCCTGGACGATGGTGTGGCGCGCCGACCTCGATCACCCCGGCCTGCGCGCCCTCCACGAGGCAGTGGACGACCTGACCGCCACACACGACTGGCTGTCGGCACCGGACGACGCCTGGCTCCCCGAACCCGAAGCAAGCCGGCCGACCGGGTTGAGGTGA
- a CDS encoding DeoR/GlpR family DNA-binding transcription regulator codes for MGEHHDTEASQRYASAPSRREAILRRIELDGYVSATDLVTQLGVSANTVRRDLRRLAGDGLVRAVRGGAAPAEPSGAMPFTDRSAQAAAAKRAIAVAAVRHIEPGTTVALDSGTTTLEIAKLLPADAGLTVITHSLPAIAVLAPRSDISFIGIGGHYGRDTRSFGGPEPLAALEHLRVRTLFLSAAALDGSGVYGSNPCETDIKRRFMSIACSTIVVADVGKFSMSAPIRVHSWEPVERLVTDAVPDGFSAVPVEIAS; via the coding sequence ATGGGCGAGCATCACGACACCGAGGCGAGCCAACGCTACGCCTCGGCGCCGAGCCGTCGCGAGGCCATTCTGCGCCGTATCGAGCTCGACGGATACGTCTCGGCCACCGACCTGGTCACCCAGCTCGGCGTCTCCGCGAACACCGTCAGGCGTGACCTGCGCAGGCTGGCCGGCGACGGGCTGGTCCGTGCGGTGCGCGGCGGGGCCGCTCCGGCGGAGCCGAGCGGCGCCATGCCCTTCACCGACCGATCCGCCCAGGCGGCCGCCGCCAAGCGGGCGATCGCCGTCGCCGCCGTACGGCATATCGAGCCCGGCACGACCGTGGCCCTCGACTCCGGCACCACCACGTTGGAGATCGCCAAACTGCTGCCCGCCGACGCGGGTCTCACTGTGATCACGCACTCGCTGCCGGCCATCGCCGTACTCGCCCCCAGGTCGGACATCTCGTTCATCGGAATCGGCGGCCACTATGGCAGGGACACCCGCTCCTTCGGCGGGCCCGAGCCCCTGGCGGCCCTGGAGCACCTGCGCGTGCGCACCCTGTTCCTGTCCGCCGCCGCACTCGACGGATCCGGCGTCTACGGCTCCAATCCATGCGAGACCGACATCAAGCGCCGGTTCATGTCCATCGCCTGCAGCACCATCGTGGTGGCCGACGTGGGCAAGTTCTCGATGAGCGCCCCGATCAGGGTGCACAGCTGGGAGCCGGTCGAGCGCCTGGTGACCGACGCCGTGCCGGACGGGTTCAGCGCGGTTCCGGTAGAGATCGCGTCGTAG